The nucleotide sequence TTTCCTAAATAAATTTATTCTGATGAAgtctataaaatttttttataagatcGTATGAATATCCTAAAATTAATTGGTTCACACGGTTGGAggaataatagtaataataatatataaaatagaaAGCAACATGGCAATTCGATAGATCACCGCGTTTCATCCGTCTGCgcgttaatgttttttttttttggaatttgtcCCTGTTTCATCTGATATATTATGAGGTGCAATGCCATGGAAATTCCACGAGCCTTCTTCTCCCTTTCACCTTCATGTATCAATTCTTAGACCTGAATTCCACCTCTAGATCTCATGCCATGGCGCAGCCATGAGCAGTTCAAATCCGACTTCCAGTTCGCCCATGAAAGCTCCCTTTTTCTTCCTCGTTTCCCTGTTTCTTCTTACTACAGCAGcagttgctgctgctgctgctgctgcagaaGAAGAAGACTGCCATGGCCTGGGCGAGCTCAAAGACCACGAAGCCGTTTGCGCTTACCTCAAAGCTCACGCCTCCGCCTGCGCCCCTGAAGGCTTTATCGACTACCTCCAACTCTTCTACTGCGCCTTCGGCGACCGCCCCTTCATCGGCTACTCCCTCCTcttgctctgcctcctcctcctcttctaccTCCTCGGCGACACCGCCTCCGTCTACTTCTGCTCCTCCCTCGAGGGCCTCTCCTCCGCACTTCACCTCCCGCCCACCATCGCCGGCGTCACGCTCCTCTCCCTCGGCAACGGCGCTCCCGACGTATTCTCCAGCCTCGTctctttctcctcctcctccggcgTCGCCGACGTCGGCCTCAGCAGCGTCCTCGGCGGCGCCTTTTTCGTCTCCACCGTCGTCGTCGCCGCCATCTCCTTCGTCATCGATGGCAGCAGCGCCGCCGTTGACCGCGCCAGCTTCCTCCGCGACCTTTGCTTCTTTCTCTTCATCCTCGCCGCTCTCTCCCTAGTACTGGTCACCGGGAGCACCGGCATTTGGGGCGCCTTCGCCTTCTTCTCCCTCTACTTTGCCTACGTCCTTCTCGTATGGGCCATGCATCACTACAAAAACAGAAACAGCCATCTGCTAATCCCAATTCTCGATTCCTCGGCCGatgaagaagacccagaaaccaAACTAGTCTCCGAAGAAGCTCGTCGGCCGAAGACTCATTCGAATTCTCCCGTTTCATACTACTTCTTCCGGTTCATCAACCTGCTAAAGATGCCACTCTACTTGCCGAGAAGATTAACAATTCCGGACGTGAGCGAGGAGAGATGGTCCAAGCCATTCACAGTTGCTTCAGTGACTTTGTCACCTCTGTTCCTGGTGACCCTCTGGCTCTCCGAAACAGGAGAAGTAAGCACAGCGGAGAAGTTAATATTCTATTTCATTGGGAGCTTAATAGGTCTTGTTCTCGGTGTCATTGCCATGGTAACCACTGAGAGCTCTGCCCCTCCGAAATCCCTCTTGTTCCCTTGGCTTGCAGGTGGGTTCTTGATGAGCGTGATATGGTCCTACCTGATAGCAGCAGAATTGGTCTCCTTACTTGTCTCCATCGGCGAGATAGCTCACATAAGCCCCTTGGTTTTGGCCTTCACCGTCATGGCTTGGGGCAACTCACTGGGGGACCTCATTGCCAATGTCGCAATGGCCATGCATGGAGGAGGTAACGGGGTTCAGATTGCCATCTCTGGGTGCTACGCAGGGCCAATCTTTAACACACTTGTGGGATTGGGTTTCTCACTTGTGCTGGCTTCTTTGGCTTCTTATCCTACTCCATTTGTGGTGCCTCAGGACACTGCTATATTTGAGACATTAGGGTTCTTAATCGGGGGCTTGCTTTGGGCTCTCATCGTTCTgccaaggagagggatgaagcCGGATAGGGTGTTGGGGATCGGACTGTTGGCCATCTACTTGACATTTCTGTGCTTGAGGCTTCTTGAGAGCCTTGGTCTGGTGAATTGAAGTCGATCTCTTCGTGAATATTGCAGGAAGTTTAGCGATTAACTCTGGCCAATATGCAAAATGTAAATGTTCAGAAATGTGACCTGAATTCCAATCAGTTTGGGGATACTACTTTGGGAATTCTGTTCACAAGCTTTTAGCTTGATAGAAACATTGTAGAAGGGTTATTACTTCAGAATGTGCCAAGAGTGAGTGATGTCTCTCGAGCAATACAGACAAAAAGGATAAGATATTGAGACTGTTCATTGTGTTTCTCCATGTTCATGGTGTGATGATCCAGGCACAGTGCTGCGGAAATTTTTGaatctttttttattaatttgaaccttttttcttttaaattgctAACGTACATGTCAGTAATACAACAAAAAATTCAGAATCAACCAGTAAAATCATGGACAAGTTGTAGGCTAACTTGTGAAGTTTTTTACATGTTCTAGTTATCGTTTGAACAAGGTAAACTAGGAAGGCTTTGGACTTTGGAGACTCTTCAGACAAATAGATAGGTTAGATCAATCATTCATGCCTAACCTTCTATCCATCTGGTGGAGGCAGTTCTTGACGTATCGGAGTCTCTCATTCACTCTAGCTGACTACCTGTGAGCAACCACATCAGCAGCCATGCATCTCCATGCAAGATTCTCCATCATTTTTTTCGTTGAATTTTCTCTCGTAGCTCAGAAATGCATGGATCCAAAATAGTATATGGTGAGCCCCACTagtaaattaaaatagaaaaaaatactaAATGCAAAAGTCAAAATAAGAACAATCAAAAACTCAAGTTTACGAAGCAAATCAATTAAGTCGAGCGATGATCTTATCTATTTGGCCGGGCGTGACAACCCAGTCGACTCCAGTCGTGCCTGAACGACCGCTTTGGGAAAGTCCACGATTAAGACTGGTAGTTAGACAGCAATTTTCCTGAACCGTTACTCCTGAGCGGGAGGCATGTCCGGTCGGACAAAGGGCAGCAATTTGACAATAGTACATCTTATAGGAAAGCGGGACAATAATTCTGTGCATTACGTCCGGACGAGGACTACCCGGTCGAGCATCGGCCGCATGTGGGCTTACTAACTAGCTCatcatatccttttgggagtttttGCTGCTGATAGCAGAGCATGTCTAGCAGacaaatcgtactttagaagctttCAGGTTGTCACATCAGAAAAGTGCATGGTTGCTTAAGGAATAATGTCAGGGATACTTTTTTGACTTGTCTTAATTTCCCTAGGACGTCTAGGAAAATGTGCCTACATTTTGAGATGCGTGCACGAATACTATAGTGGCAAAATGTGATTCGCTCGCCTCCAACACcctcgccaacccgtcccaaggctaACACGGAGGAGTTAAATCACGGGTAGCTACTagtctttgaaatagtgactaacatATGAGGGAAGCATTTACCTCAGCTatgccgagattcaaaccccagacctcatggttgCAGCACCTCATGTCTAGCCAttagaccgtcccgaggggacaAAACACTGTGTTGGGTAAATTTTTTAATGTGATTAGCCCCACCGCAGAGCGGTCCCATACTCtagaaacccccccccccccccccccaaagggATTTTTTTGGAGAGGCACAATACCACACTGTTGCTAAGAGGGCTCGGACATGGCACCGCAAACAATATTAATATGTTGCTAAGAAGGCTCGAAGCTGACACCTTAGGCAACAGGTGCACGAATACTATAGTAGCACTATAAAAGGAGGTTCCCATCTACAGGTAAATATATGCGCAACTTCATTTTCTACACGCTCTTGGTATAACTCTCCATTTTTCTATTCACTATAAACTCACTTGAGCGTTGGAGAGTCATCGCCTGGAACCCCCTCTCGACCCGGCACTAGCACCTCCTATGTTGTAGGTTTACGTGGAGTCTTCACTGTGTGAAACTTCCTATCACATCTCCAATTTACCACCATCTCTATTTTTAGACGGGATCAGTATCCATGCTCATATTTTGCCTTGGAAAATTGGGGAATTCATGTGCACTAGTTGTGCCTTGGCCATGCAATGACAAACTGAGTGAGTCCAACTATTATATAGACACCTCATGCCTAATATAAATGATGGAGTTATAGtcatcaatttaatttttttaatctaagtatTCAATTTCTCGAATCGACTAATTTAAAAGTAATCAATTGATTTACTAGAATTTTTTCACCAGTAAATAGGATAAATTTGGAAGCATCGTGGTTCGACATCTAACGTTCTTAGGTCTGTCATCCTACTAAAGGAAAATCACTTTCGCAGTGTGTCATATCTAGGGATCGACAGTTGGAATGTCTGATCACTACACCATAGCCCCAGGGCAAAATGAGGGTTCTAACTATGGTTATAAATGAGCTGAACGTTTGTGAACAAACTTGATATACTGCATGGTAAAAGtttgtttatattcgttcaatacaaataagatcaattaaataaataatcttaACTACTTGTTAAACtatataaacaaataagtttgaacacatatatgttcaattCGTTAATATTCATAgataatattcatgaacaacgtCAATAAAACTTTTATtaacatgctaaataaataaataaactttcaaaatgaataaataaatatatattatgaagttcaataatcaatcaaataagtttacaaggtaaaagtttcaaataattaaataaatttgaatgaaTTGAGAGGTCGATAATATTTAAATTAACTAAACTCAAGTCAATCTTAAACCAAGCTCAAACTTATGAAAAAGAAATCAAAGTAAACTTGAACAATTATTTCAACagtttaattcattttaaacttcTCTTGACTTAGTTCGATTattttatcaaacaagcttgattcatttacaagcCTAAATCTAACAAAGAAGTAATACGGATGAATGAACAAGGATTCATGTAagagttttagattttattttactGTATATTGATAAAACTATCACTATTGATAAAATCACTAGTTGATGAGTAAAAGGAAAGGAGCTACTAAAATCTTTCATAAACAACATACGATCCTTTGGAGAAGATGAAAGCTTCACCAGTCTTGCCTCAACCACAAGGGTCCATCTGTTGACAGGCGTGCTCTGTGCCATTCCATTCGAGAGTTTCAATGATGAACTTTGAACGAATTCATGATGTGATGCTGCCTCCGAGAAGTCGACGTTGTATATCTACCTTTTGTCCATTGATAATAAAGAGTTAAAGACAGATTTGTGGGCATTACTTTGGCTGCTCATTTTGGATAAGCTATTGAAATTTGGTAAGGAACCAACCGCCCTTTTCACCCCAATCTGATAATTGGGCTGTGTTTACTTAATTACTTGTGAAGTCAGgcagagaaaaaaaaacattggTAACTGGAACTATCATTCAATTGTTTGGCATGCACTTCTGGATTGGCTAGGCCCATCAAAATTTGCCTTCGCTGCATTGAAACTTTTTATTGATTTCTAAATTGAAACTGGACAGTGCTGTCGGGAAAAATTCATATTGATTGTTTACTAATTTATAACACTATTTTAGCTTGACACATTGAATTTGGCTATCATATTTTGTTTCATGGTAGATTTAGTGTTTGTTTATTAGCATCTTGATGACCAAATAATTTTGCTAATTCTCTTTCGTCAAGATTGTCTCTTGACCTTGATCATTTGACTTGATTATGTCACTcacaaatttcaattttttttctgtaAAAGAGTTGCCTATTCTAGCTAGTGATGTTCATGATGCGTTTAAAACCATGAATCTATTCATCTAAATTCTAGATTAGAAAACGAATTCCAAAATATTTCATGCACGGGATCTTGTTATCATCTAATTTACAACAGTATACCGAAATCAAAACAACAATGAACACAACAAGAAATACACCAccgaaatttgcaacgaaaaataATATGTCGTCACTAAAGTTAGTGACAGAAATAAAAATTCATCGATAATTCAATGATAGAAATAAATATGTCGTTGTTATGATACGTTGATAATTTGGTGATGGAAATAAATATTCGTTGCTAAATTTAACGATAAAACTCAAAATGTCTTCACTAAATTAGCAACAGAACTCAATTTTCTATCACCAATTTTAGTGAAAATTTTGGCATAAATTCcctcaaaattaattcaaatcttGTACATTAATCACAACATTCAACATTTATCTCAAAACAACAttcattcaaaattcaaaaataacattcaacaaaaacaaaacaacatCCAACATCTACAAGACTACAACATTCAACACCCACAACATTCAACTTACATTCAATAAAAAGCAACATTCAAATACACttatccataaaaaaaaaaatctcaaatgaTTCTAGTTTCATCACATCACATTCCGTTGAAAAACAAATATACTCATCACTTCATGGACTTCTTTCTTCTTAACATCTCATCATATAGCAAGTATCATATGATAAGTTTAACAAAAATAGGCACGTGCATTATTTAAATTCAGTTAAACAAAAACAATATGATAAGTTTAACATTACAATTTTCTATTTTAAAACAATCCCATATGTGAATATAAAGTTAAGCTACATATTAATTGGATAACATGGATTATACAAGGACAAAATTACTTATTAGACAAATACACAAACTGATAAAcacaaatttaaattattttaaaaatatatacctTAATGATATAAATAtctcgtgatagttttgatgtgatcaaacaagttaagttaggtcctattatgattttgatgtcttgtgtctaagtgtgcaggaacttaggagtacaagaagtcgagcgaaagacgtagctagcgagaaggatggcacgggagagagtcgatgggcttggtgcatccgaggaacgAGGTACTGTAGAAGagacgctggcggacgagaaggaggcgtgcgacatttccgaggaacgagaagccaaagcgaaaggttgctcgagaaggccggaaaatgggttcgggtgagctctattctggatggccgaaatcacccaagcgagaagAGTCGGAGCAAGAGCTCAGACAGAAAAGTCAACAAATTTGTTGACCttggtctaggcgcccgaaccCCCGGGGCTAGCCAAGGCGTCTTGAGCTTGCGCCCTAGTCGAGGGTTGGTTCAGCCttgtccgggcgtccggacctggtctaggcgcccggacctggtccaggcgcccggaccacaaaATTTATCTTTTGTCGAGCTATCGCAATTCGTTGCGTCGTCTGAAgtcagcatcaatgaagggggagcaaccttATATGAATGCAGCaaaatagggggagaatcaaacttcagatccgacatggtaagtaaggtatgccTCTTACTACCTGATTAATTATATTTTGGTATTAAATCAATGGCTAAATTAATgtgtaaattaaaaataaaaaatataattttaaaaaggaaaatttagaaGTAAAAAGAATCTTAGCAAAATCTTATTTAATAAAGGatcttgataaattgaaaattggaaatgctaatttaaaggaacaaatagaaaattttaaaaattctacatgctcaaattttagatattatcaaggacTAAATTGATATTATAAATTTCACAAGGGTCAAATCAGAAAAGCAATAAAAACatatatccctagaaaatacttgatcaatccagtaggaaggaacctatattgggttccaaaatcatgcctAATTTAAATTGTGCATATTtccaatttgaatttgatttaatatttgtCTTTTAATTGCCTAATAAATTTCCTTGTACAATTtatgttcaaaattaattagttattaatttttttgaaaagaagATTTAATTTCCTATctgtagaaaatttttcaaattttttacggttgtattattttttaattaattttttaatattatattttataatttaaaaatagttcatagagttatttttcaaaatatattcttTGATAAAAAACTTATCATATTCTCTATCCAacaaaatattatcaaaatttttttGACTAATActtaattttctatgaattatttatataaatactaacttttaatattaaaaattctcaaacactcattttttttccttttgcaaATATACTTACTCTATTACATTCTCAAAATTTTTCTTAAGATTTTTTAAACCTGAAAACTATGTCTAagcatttttaagaaaaaatcatCTTTCTATagtacataattttttttactacttaaattgattttatttatttatgaaaattttattactaCTTTGGATATGTCTGCTTAAtctttataaaaatttcaaaatttttaaacaaataaaatattttttgtttgaaattaatttttaaaatcacaaaaatcatattttcgagaataaattctaaattttttttccctAAATGTTAGTCACTGTTTTTGTATTCCTTAGACTTTACTTTCAATTTAGCAAAacctctatttttaatgtgatcaaagggagagaatttgaagttaagtttaaggggAGGTACATTTTTTGCATGTACATTTTTGTATATCTAATGTCTTAAACTTccatattcatttaatttaatgtattattttaccctaacttaacttgagttgattCGCTTCAAAAAGGGGGAGGTTGTAAATATTCCgtgatggttttgatgtgatcaaacaagtcaagttaggtcatgttgtggttttgatgccttgtgtctaagtgtgcagaacttaggagcacaagaagtcgagcgaaaaacgcaactagcgagaaggatgacacgggagagagtcaacgggctctgtacattcgagggacgaagtgctgcggaagagtacgctagcggatgagaaggaagcgcgcgacgtttctgagagacgagaagtcggagcgaaagattgctctaGAAGGtaggaaaatgggttcgggtaagccctattccggatggccaaaatcacccaagcgagcggagtcagAGCGAGAGCCAAAACAAAAAAGACAATAAATTTGTTTACCTTGGTCCGGGTACCCAAACCCCCAGGCTAGCCAGGGTGCCCTGAGCTTGCGCCCTGGTCGAGGGCTGGTTCAACCCTGTCCGGGCACTTGGACCTGATCCAGGTGGTCGGACCATAAAATTTATCTTTTGCCAAGCTGTCACGATCTGTTGCattatggataaaattttatccaccctcatgcgcccgaaacccttctagGTGTCCGGATCAGTGCTATAAATACAATCCTAATTTTAGTAGTTAaataacaacacttgtaaacaatttcTCTTTTTGGTCTACTACTGTATGAGCtatcaatgttgtaagaggctccTCTGTCCAAaagagatcttcatagtgagcttcatttgtcttggattagcaatcctctgattgcaaaccaagtaaattttttcttgcctctttcttttaattaattagcttcttaattctttttgtatAAGTGTTTtgttttaatcaagctataagatcgagaaaggtttgagtttgcattttcaaggttattcaccccctcccccctctaaccGGTCTCCAGGAGACCAACAAATGAGAGTTTGAATATTCGTTGATGGTGTGATATCTAGGTTTTCAAGTGCTAACCTTTCTATATTATTTATTAAAAGATGTAATACAATTAAAGATGCATATAGTATCAAAATTAATAGAACCATTTTGCATGGTTTATgagtgataaataaaaaaactaaattgaAGGTCAACATACATTAGAAGAACTATTGTTATTATAAGTTACTTATCAAAAGCGGTAATAAAGTTATTTTTTATCATCCTATGTAACTCGATCAATCATATCATTCTatgtaaaaaatatattattattatctaATATGCAATTAATAAAGCTAGTCATTATTAAATGTGAGCAATAATAAAGTTTATATTCTTACATCTATGACCTTTGATCGAGTATCAacaaaaatatcatattttttgtATGTATTACGAAATGCCTCCCAATAAGTGGGAGATCTCTGTAAAGTATTTATCTGCatacataatttttttaataaattaaaataagttcattaataattaaaaaaaactattatatAACTTTATTGTAAACTCACTATGGCTATTGCTTACTCTACAATATATCATGATCCAATCATATGCTTTGTGGATCTAGTGTTTGGGTCAGTGAGCTTAGTATTTCTATTATTTTGAGTAGTTGATGAATTCTATTGTCATTTTTCTACTACCCAATTGTTCTTCTATGCATCCCAAATCTTATCTGGTATATTGGATGATcttgtttccttcattctccacTTGTATAACAAATCTTTGtataaattttaacaataattGTTTAATGTTTCTTTAAATGCTACCTCATTTGCTTACTcccaaatatattttttctataataATATTGAGAAAATTAGTATAAAATGATATTATATTATACAATATCAATAATATTCAAATTACTTGCCAAAtgtttttgataaaatctttaagATTTTGGTCTACATGCCTCTATGTAGAATCAAAAGCGCACTAACACTCTTTAAAATTTTTGGTTATATAAGCAAATACACTATAACCATCGGAAGTAAAACTACATGAAAAAatctttaattttcaaaataataaataaaaaattatatggaTTGGAATTACTAATAACATTAATATTTACCAATCTTCAACAATCCTCAACATAATCTAGCCACCATATATTATGCAATATCTGACATGATTATATATGTAAAATAACGTTACCGTTGGACAATTTGTTGTTGGAGATAGAGGGGAAGTTTAGTTGAATTGAAATTACATAAAATCAATTCCACCTTATCTgtcgaaatgacctgagcggatactCTCAGGTTGTCGACCTTGAAAGTTAGACCAAGTTGCTAGGTTGTTTGGAAGATGGCTGCCTACTGCCCAACCCGAGTGTAGAGTGGAGACTCCTGAGTGTAGGCTGTCGAGTGCAAACTCCTGAGTGGGCATCGAGTCGGGAGATGTTGTGAGGAATCGAGAAGTCGAGTCGCCAAGTTGGGAGATACCAAGAGGAATCGGGAACCCGAGTTGCTAAGTTGGAAGATGGAGTTGCCGATCGAAAGATGTTGAGGCCTGCTTTcaagcagtttccttgaaacaaattcacCACACCTTCGTTTGTGCTTCGATGTTCTCTCGAATCGgttgtttcccaagatacaatggcAGAACCACGCacacaaccaagcactggttgttcatGGCGAATTGAGAATGCACACGAGTGCTATAACGAGTAGTTCAACCGAGTAGATGTACGACTAAGAGGAAAGAATTAGAGAACGAAGATGGAGAAATTCTTTTGTTATTGTTTTCGCTTCGTTGTTTGCTCAAAAtctagcctccttatataggagggctCACCCCTGACTGCAATGAATGACTTGTTGGTCGCTACTTGGAATTCTGTTCTGCTTCCCCTGTAcgaaaatttatacaagcacagaactttcctaacaacctatgtgttcctcatgagttaaacttgaattggaaacagaacttaacatttttacttcaagttcaactcatgtgtttttcagtagttaaaacttggattgtaaatgatacttaacattattaatccaagttcatcccatgttacaaaagttgattaaatatctatttcaaggattgacttccaggttaagcatggcgaggcacttggccttcttgggtatgggatcatccaccacttcctagacaaagtctttcaaagaaattggatatttaaacttcttacaataaccctaggtttaactacagagacctcaatagaagcacaagatctaaacactaaattgaaacacaaaaaatgaaacatgaaatcgctagcctcttgtgttggtattttagaatccatacaaagaaaaactagtttcactgcggaattaagaactagttataccttttttgtaaacaaagacctcttgatcttctactatattcctctcctcctcttggacgtcgtgtggacgacgatctaccaagatgaaatccacccgaaccacttcttctttgcctacaagtttcggccacccaaagaatgccaaaataggaaacttccttctcttctccttcttctccaagcaaccgaccgccaagtgcttcttcttttctttcaagtttcggccaccaagaagagatgagtgccgaccttagaaagaagaaagggagagaagaagatgtgtGCCGCCGGCCTTAGGGAAGCAAACAAGGTGAAGGGGAGAAGATGAGAGAGCCAGccacacaaggagaagaagaggaagaggtgccGGCCCTAAGGGAGCAAGGGAATTATGGAGATGTATATCACATAAGGCAtcttctacctctcttttataatccttgttcatgacaaaaaaaagaaaattttaataacaattacaatctctctcttttaaatttcctagtgtgatggctacaaaaggaaacttttaaaattaatctctcttttaaagaaTATAGATGGCTataaaaaatgaaagattaaaattaaagcttctcttttaaatcatggttacaaaaaaagaaagtcttatcaaaattaaaatatctcttttaaacattataaataactacaaaaaaggaaagattttaacaaaattaaaatatctcttttaatcctttgtagatatctataaaaggaaagattttaaaatttaaaactctcttttaaaaccatgtggatgccttcaaaaaaaggaaagatttgtaccaaaatttaatttaaataaaatcttcttttctatcatgctatggccgaccccttgcttgggcaccaagcaaggcttggccggccactacttgtgctccaagctaatgcttggccgacccccttgcaccaagcaaggatgtgtctgacccattacttgggtaaaaagtggactttgtggatacaaggctttatagaggcgacaacagggaccgagaggaggaattgattttggtctcccgatgagcttgagcttcctgtattcgacccgaacacccaactcaagttcatcaataataactcataccactaaagagttattattgaactaccccaccaatcccatattacattatgggctccttcttatcatgagtgcattaatctccctgtgtttaagatattgtatgtccattaattaaatgagttactgacaactcacttaattaatatctagctcaaagagtagtaccactcaacgtcattatcatgttggactaagtccacctgcaggatttacatgataatccttatgagctcctcaagggggca is from Zingiber officinale cultivar Zhangliang chromosome 7B, Zo_v1.1, whole genome shotgun sequence and encodes:
- the LOC122003639 gene encoding cation/calcium exchanger 1-like, which produces MSSSNPTSSSPMKAPFFFLVSLFLLTTAAVAAAAAAAEEEDCHGLGELKDHEAVCAYLKAHASACAPEGFIDYLQLFYCAFGDRPFIGYSLLLLCLLLLFYLLGDTASVYFCSSLEGLSSALHLPPTIAGVTLLSLGNGAPDVFSSLVSFSSSSGVADVGLSSVLGGAFFVSTVVVAAISFVIDGSSAAVDRASFLRDLCFFLFILAALSLVLVTGSTGIWGAFAFFSLYFAYVLLVWAMHHYKNRNSHLLIPILDSSADEEDPETKLVSEEARRPKTHSNSPVSYYFFRFINLLKMPLYLPRRLTIPDVSEERWSKPFTVASVTLSPLFLVTLWLSETGEVSTAEKLIFYFIGSLIGLVLGVIAMVTTESSAPPKSLLFPWLAGGFLMSVIWSYLIAAELVSLLVSIGEIAHISPLVLAFTVMAWGNSLGDLIANVAMAMHGGGNGVQIAISGCYAGPIFNTLVGLGFSLVLASLASYPTPFVVPQDTAIFETLGFLIGGLLWALIVLPRRGMKPDRVLGIGLLAIYLTFLCLRLLESLGLVN